The Opitutus sp. ER46 genome contains the following window.
GTCGGCCCGACGGGCGGCGTACGCCTGCTCGCGGCGGAGTTTCTGATAGCTGGCCCAGCGGGTTTCATCCAACTCCCCCGACTCAAGTGCCGCCACGACGGCACAGCCCGGCTCGCCGCCGTGCGTGCAGTCGTGGAACCGACACTGCGCAATCACCGCCGCGACGTCATCGAACGACTCGGCCAACGTGTCCTCCGAGACGTCCCACAACTGCAGTTCCCGGAGTCCGGGTGTGTCGATGACGAGCGCGCCCCCGGGCAGCGGCAGCATCTCGCGGCGGGTGGTCGTGTGCCGGCCCTTGTTGACGGCCGTGCTGATCGCGCCGGTGGCCAGCACCTCCTCGTCGAGGAGCCGGTTGATGAGCGTGGACTTGCCGACGCCCGACGAACCGAGCAGCGCGATCGTCGCGCCCGGCAGCAGCCAAGGCGACAGCCCATCGAGCCCGGCGTTCTCGACCGCGCTCAACGTGACGACCGGCACAGTGCGCACGATGGACCGCACCTCGGCCGCGGCCTCCGCCGGCGCGGGATGCAGGTCGGCCTTCGTGAGCACCACCACGGGCTCCGCCCCGCCGGCACGCGCCACCGCGAGGTAGCGCTCGATGCGGCGCAGGTTGAAGTTCGCGTCGAGGCCCATGACGAGGAACACGGTGTCGATGTTGGCTGCGAGGACCTGTTCGCGACCGGGCGCGCCGGCCGCGGCGCGCGAAAAGCAGGTGCGCCGCGGCAGCACGAAGTGAATGTCGGCCGTGGGCACGCCGTCGGGGCCGGGGGTGGGACGCGGGCACACCGCGACCCAGTCGCCCACCGCGGGCAGTTCGGCGGACTCTGCCGCGAGGTGCAACAACCGGCCGGTGCAGACGCCGGCCAGCTCGCCGTCGGCGCCGAGCAGGTCGTAGGCGTGCTTGTGCTCGCACGCCACGCGGGCGGGCACGAGTCCGTTGGAGGAATAAGGCTGGAACGCGTTCGCGAAGAAGTCGTCCCAGCCGAGGGAAGAGAGAGTCATGATCGTAAGCGGAATCGAAGGAAGGAACCGGGAAACGCGCCGGCAGCGCACGGCTGCGCGCGGGCATAAAAAAACCGCCTCGGGGCGGCCGGTCCGGATTCAAACGATCCTACGCGTCAGACCGACGCGTCCGCGCCAACCCACGAGAGCGAAAAACTCAGAACAATCTCCGGCATAGATGAGTGGTGTTGAGCGGTTGAAGGTTGCGCCTCTCGCGAGGCAGAAGGCTGCCACTCAGCCGCAAACTCCCCCCGCCGTCAACCCCCTCCTGGGTTCTTACTCTTGCTCGTACTCTTCCTCTTTCTCTCGAGGGATTGAGGGATTGAGGGATTGAGGGATTGAGGGATTGAGGGATTGAGGGTCGGTCAGTCAGTCACTCCGCACTTTCACTCTCACTTTCGCTCTCACTCCGAAGGCGTTCTCGTTCTCGCGCCCGGCCTCGGAGAGAAAGAGGAAGAGTAAGAGGAAGAGAAAGAGCTCGCGGCGGACGCGCCGCCGCTCAATCCACCCGCAGGGCTTCCAGCGGGCTGATCCGGGCGGCGCGGCGCGCGGGGAGGAAACTGGCGACCGCCGCCACTCCGAGCAGCAGCAGCGCGACGACGCCGTAGGACCACGGGTCGAACGGGCTCAGGTCGAAGAGCATGGAACGCAGGTATCGACTCAACCACCACGCGCCGACGAGGCCGATCGCGAGGCCGATGACGGCGCGCCAGATTCCCTGGCGCATGATGAGGCTCACAACCTGGGCTTCGGAGGCGCCGATGGCGCAGCGCACGCCGATCTCGCGCGTGCGCTGCGAGACGTCGTACGCGAGCACGCCGTAAATCCCGATGCCGGAAAGGAACAGCGCGAGGCCGGCAAAGCTTCCCAGCAGGATCATCACGCCACGCCGCTCATTGAACGATTCGGCGATATAGCCCTCGAGGGAGTTCGACTCGTAGATCGCCGCCCCCGGGTCGAGCGCCCGGAGTTTTTCACGCAGCAGCGGAATCACCTCGGCCGCATGCCGCTCGGTGCGGGCCAACAGCATGACACCGCCCGGGCGCCCGCCGAGCGCCTGGTAGACGAAAGGCACGCCGCTGCGGTCCTCCACGCCGTTGTGGGGCACGTTGCGCACGACACCGACGACCGTGGCCCAGCCGTCATCCCGCTGGGGCCGCCCGCCAAACGCAAAGCGACCGCCCACCGCGGAGCGGCCCGGGAAGTACTTGCGCGCGAAGGTCTCGTCGACCACGAAGGCGCGACGCCCGGGCGCGAGGTCGGCCGGTTCAAGGAACCGGCCCTCGATGAGCTGCACGCGGAGGGCCGCGAAATACTCCGGCGAGACGATCACCCGGTACGCGCCGGGCTGGGGCGAACCAGGAGGGAAGGGATCATTCTGCAGGATCAACGCGTTGATCGGCAGGCCGCGGCGGAAGGGGATGGCAAACGACAATGACGCCGCGGACACGCCGGGAATCTCCTTCGCCGCCTGCACCAGCCGTTCCTGAAAACTCTTCGCCGCGGCGTCGTCCGCCCGGTGGCTCCGCGGGATGACGATGCGCGCGGCCACCACGCCTTGCGGGTCAAAGCCGGGGTTGACCGCGGTGGCCTTGAGGAAGCTGCGAATGAGCAGCCCGGCGCCGGTGAGGAGCATGAGCGCGATCGCGATCTGCGCCACGACCAGCAGGCTGCTCACCGCACGCACGCGCGAGCCGCCGGACGACCCGCGGGCGCTGCGATGCACCAGCGCGAGCAGGTTGCCCCGGAAGACGTGCACCAGCGGGACGACGGTGATCAGGAGAGCCGCCAGCACGGTCACCGCCATCGTGATCACCAGCACCTGCCCGCTGAGCGAGAACGGCAGGGCGTGCGCGAGCATCTGCTCACGGTAATGGTTCAGGACGCGCACCCCCAACGCCGCCACGCCCAGGCCGCCGAGCATGCCCGCCGTCGTGAGGAGGAGATTCTCCACGAACAACTGCCGCGCAATGTGCCCGCGGGAGGCCCCGAGGGCGAACCGGACGGCCAGCTCCGCCTGCCGGCCATTGGCCCGCGCGAGCTGCAGGTTCGCGACATTGAGGCATCCGATCAGCAGCACGAAAGCCACCCCGCCCTGCAGGAGGAGCAGCCGGCTGCGCAGGGGTTCGATCCGCAGCACATGCAGCGTGCCCACGCCGATCTGATGCCCCGCCCGGTCAATGAACTCCCGGAGCGGGGGCACCGCGGCGTCATAGTAGCGCCGCTCGATCAACCGCGCCTCGGCGAGCGCCTGCTCCGGCGTGACGCCCGTCTTGAGCCGGCCGAACAGAAAGGGCGACACGCCGTGCCGGCCCTGCGGATTCTCTGCCGCCGGCGACCACGAATACGGCAGGATGAAGCGCACTGTGGCATTGAACTCCTCGACCTCGCGCGGGGCCACCCCCACGACGGTGTAGCTTTCACCATCGAAACGCACCGTGCGCCCGATCACCGCGGGATCGGCCTGGAAGTGGCGCTCCCAAAAGGAGCGGGTCAGGACGACCACCTTGTCCGCGTTCTGCTGGCTGTTCTCGAGCGTGAAGAACCGCCCGAGAAACGGCTGCACCGCGAGCACATCGAAGAAATCGGCCGTTGCCCGCGCGCCCGTCATCACCTCCGCCTGCGCGTCCTCGCCGAACAGGCCGGAGGCGCCCGACCACAGCGCCAGCGCGCGGTAGGACGTGGCGTTCCGCTTGTAGTCCAGGTACTGCACCACGTTGCTCGGCATCTTCGGCAGCCCCGCTTTCGGATACTGGTTGTAGACCTCGACGATGTCGTCGGGCTTCGGATACGGCAGCGGCCGCAACATGAGCCCGTACACGGCGGAGAAGATCGCGGTGTTCGCGCCGATGCACAGCGCCAGGGTCAGCAGCGCGACACTGGTGAAGCCGAGATGCTTGCGCAGCAGGCGGACCGCATGCCGCAGGTCGGAACCGATCCCCGCCCCCAAGCGGGCGGTCCATGGTTCAGCCGGGTGATGCGAGGTAGGAGCGGGGTTGGACATACCTGGGAAAAAGGCGGCGGTCGCAGGCAAGAGCCGGGGAATGCCGCAGTTACGTCGCGAACAGGGTCCGTCAGGCATGGCTGCAGCCGCCGGGGCGCGCAAGCACCACGTAGATTTCCCGAGGCTCGCCGCTGGGCGATCGCCGGGGAACGGCGGCGACCTCGGTCGGTCCCTCGGCGCGCGCGGCGCGTGTCGCCGGCGCACGAAACCTGGAGGGATCACATCATGCTTAAATGGGCCGCCATCTCCGCCATTATCGCCATCGTCGCCGCCGCGCTGGGCTTCACCGGCATCGCCGGGGCCGCGGCGAGCATCGCCAAGGTCCTGTTCTTCCTGTTCCTCGCGCTCTTCGCGATCCTGCTCATCGCCGGCCTGGCGATCGGCCGGAAAGTCAGCTCGTCGCTCCATCGCGGCGACTCCGACACCCATCTTTCGCCCGGCCACTAGCCCCGCGAGGGTGCCCCCCGCCGGCTCCGCTCCACAGTTTGACCGAGGGGCCGGTTGCGTGCGCGCGGCGACGCGGCTTCGCTGGGGTCCCTCCCCATGAAGCTTTTCGCCGCGCTCTGCCTGGCCACCGCCGCCCTGCTCGCCCCCGCCGCGTCCGCCGCCCCCGCGAAATTGTCCGACCCGCATGCGGCCGTGTTCATGCTCGTGCACGGTCGGATTCCGACCGACACCGAGCGCGCCACGCTCGCAGGGAAGCCGGCGGACCTATGGCGCACGCTGGGCAACGCTTTGGCGACGGCGCCGGAGTCGGCCCGGCGCACGGTGGTGGAACGCGCCTATGCTGACGTTCTTGGTCGCGCTCCCAGCCCCACCGACCTCCAGCGCTGGCAGGGACAAGGGAAAACCTACTTTGCGATCAGCTCCGAACTCGCCTGCGAACTCGAGCAGCCGACCGCCGAATACCGGGCCGTGATGGAGCGGGCATATCGGCGGGTCTTGGACCGGGCCGTGTATCCCGGCGAAATCGAGTACTGGAGCCGACGGCCGGTCGTGACGTTCGCGCTGATGACCGGCTGCATCGATGATTGGGCGCGCCGGAATCAGCCGGGGTTGATGGAAACGGCCGGGACCGCCTCCGTGTCGGTAAACAGCGCGTGGCTGACCACCCTCCGGCTGTCACCGGCCGACGCCGACCAGCTTCGCGCCACCCTCGGCTTGCCGGCGGCGCCGCGAAGTCGCGCCGCGGGCCGCAACGTGATCGCCGCCGCCGGCGAGAACGTTGTCTCGGTGGGCGGCGTCCACTTCGTGGCTGCCGGGCGTCAGTGACGGCGGTTGCCGCGCTGGTGGAACGCGCCCGCCTTCCGGTTCGGGCTCGTGTAGGTGCGACCGGCCACGGTCGTGCCGCCCGCCTCATCGCGGGCCTTGGCCTCGCTGACGCTGATGGCGCGACCGTCCAGCTCGGCCCCGTTCATCTTCTCCGTGGCGAGCTTCGCCTCTTCCGGCGTGGCGAAGGTCACAAAGGCAAACCCACGCGGACGCCCGGTCACGCGATCGGTGGCAAGATAAACCTCCGTGACATTGCCGAACTGCCCGAACGCGTCGTGCAGCTCACCTTCCGCGATCCTGAACGACAGGTTCCCGACATACAGTTTGGTGCTCATGGTGCTGATTCGTTTATTTCGTCCGCTGTCAGCGCGTTCCCGACACTCGGGTTTCGAATCATCACCTGAGGATTCACCAGCGGCTGGCATCATACGCCAATTAACGAGCCGCCACCCTCGCCGTGACCGCGGGGAAAGGCAAGGCCCCTCCTGCCCGGCCCCTCTTCAGGCGTTCGTCGGCGTCGGCCGGATGCCCGGCAGGACGAACTTCTCGATCTCGTCGACGGTGAGCATCGCGTTCGCGAGTTGGAACACCGTCTTCACGTCGGAGGCGACCGGGTACTTGCCAAAATAGGTCTTCGCTCCGAGCGCATACGCCTTGTCGACGTCACGCGAGCTGGTCGAGGAGCTCAGCACC
Protein-coding sequences here:
- a CDS encoding DUF1328 family protein, producing MLKWAAISAIIAIVAAALGFTGIAGAAASIAKVLFFLFLALFAILLIAGLAIGRKVSSSLHRGDSDTHLSPGH
- a CDS encoding RNA-binding protein, with translation MSTKLYVGNLSFRIAEGELHDAFGQFGNVTEVYLATDRVTGRPRGFAFVTFATPEEAKLATEKMNGAELDGRAISVSEAKARDEAGGTTVAGRTYTSPNRKAGAFHQRGNRRH
- a CDS encoding ABC transporter permease; this translates as MSNPAPTSHHPAEPWTARLGAGIGSDLRHAVRLLRKHLGFTSVALLTLALCIGANTAIFSAVYGLMLRPLPYPKPDDIVEVYNQYPKAGLPKMPSNVVQYLDYKRNATSYRALALWSGASGLFGEDAQAEVMTGARATADFFDVLAVQPFLGRFFTLENSQQNADKVVVLTRSFWERHFQADPAVIGRTVRFDGESYTVVGVAPREVEEFNATVRFILPYSWSPAAENPQGRHGVSPFLFGRLKTGVTPEQALAEARLIERRYYDAAVPPLREFIDRAGHQIGVGTLHVLRIEPLRSRLLLLQGGVAFVLLIGCLNVANLQLARANGRQAELAVRFALGASRGHIARQLFVENLLLTTAGMLGGLGVAALGVRVLNHYREQMLAHALPFSLSGQVLVITMAVTVLAALLITVVPLVHVFRGNLLALVHRSARGSSGGSRVRAVSSLLVVAQIAIALMLLTGAGLLIRSFLKATAVNPGFDPQGVVAARIVIPRSHRADDAAAKSFQERLVQAAKEIPGVSAASLSFAIPFRRGLPINALILQNDPFPPGSPQPGAYRVIVSPEYFAALRVQLIEGRFLEPADLAPGRRAFVVDETFARKYFPGRSAVGGRFAFGGRPQRDDGWATVVGVVRNVPHNGVEDRSGVPFVYQALGGRPGGVMLLARTERHAAEVIPLLREKLRALDPGAAIYESNSLEGYIAESFNERRGVMILLGSFAGLALFLSGIGIYGVLAYDVSQRTREIGVRCAIGASEAQVVSLIMRQGIWRAVIGLAIGLVGAWWLSRYLRSMLFDLSPFDPWSYGVVALLLLGVAAVASFLPARRAARISPLEALRVD
- the rsgA gene encoding ribosome small subunit-dependent GTPase A, with product MTLSSLGWDDFFANAFQPYSSNGLVPARVACEHKHAYDLLGADGELAGVCTGRLLHLAAESAELPAVGDWVAVCPRPTPGPDGVPTADIHFVLPRRTCFSRAAAGAPGREQVLAANIDTVFLVMGLDANFNLRRIERYLAVARAGGAEPVVVLTKADLHPAPAEAAAEVRSIVRTVPVVTLSAVENAGLDGLSPWLLPGATIALLGSSGVGKSTLINRLLDEEVLATGAISTAVNKGRHTTTRREMLPLPGGALVIDTPGLRELQLWDVSEDTLAESFDDVAAVIAQCRFHDCTHGGEPGCAVVAALESGELDETRWASYQKLRREQAYAARRADPQLAREHRDRWKKIYKDHRQRTRLEERSE